Proteins encoded in a region of the Zea mays cultivar B73 chromosome 2, Zm-B73-REFERENCE-NAM-5.0, whole genome shotgun sequence genome:
- the LOC113475843 gene encoding Clathrin light chain 1-like, which translates to MASFFADDGADDLPRATSHPFDSDDFGAAAADDASAGGYASFADGGVEEVDEEITVESYGVPIRHVSGGYSPFSPDLEPNGSDGPTLPPPTEMGREEGILLREWRRKNAMELEKKEQKEKELRAQIIAEAEEFKKAFFEKRIQNCASNMVNNREREKIFVASQEKFHANADKQYWKSISDLIPHEIATIEKRGKKDKDKKPSVTVIQGPKPGKPTDLSRMRHILVKLKHAPPPHMLQPPPAPAAKEGAKDGSKEGGKDGGAKDGAAAPANDAKQPAESQETSTANGPSEAEKEQPAASE; encoded by the exons ATGGCCTCCTTCTTTGCGGACGACGGCGCCGACGACCTCCCGCGCGCCACCTCCCACCCCTTCGACTCCGACGACTTCGGTGCTGCCGCAGCCGACGACGCTAGCGCCGGCGGGTACGCCTCCTTCGCCGACGGTGGCGTCGAGGAGGTGGACGAGGAGATCACCGTAGAGTCCTACGGCGTCCCGATCCGCCACGTCTCCGGGGGATACTCGCCATTCTCCCCCGACCTCGAGCCCAACGGCAGCGACGGCCCGACCCTGCCGCCGCCCACCGAGATGGGGCGGGAGGAGGGAATCCTTCTCCGCGAGTGGCGGAG gaaaaatgctatggaaCTTGAGAAAAAAGAACAGAAGGAGAAGGAGCTACGTGCCCAAATaattgctgaagcagaagaatTCAAGAAAGCTTTTTTTGAGAAGAGGATACAGAACTGTGCGTCGAATATGGTCAACAACAGAGAAAGGGAGAAG ATTTTTGTAGCCAGCCAGGAGAAATTCCATGCCAACGCAGACAAGCAGTACTGGAAATCGATCTCGGATCTCATCCCGCATGAAATAGCCACCATTGAGAAGCGGGGAAAGAAAGACAAGGACAAGAAGCCATCCGTCACAGTTATTCAGGGCCCCAAGCCTGGCAAGCCCACCGACCTCTCCCGGATGCGCCATATCTTAGTGAAGCTGAAGCACGCTCCACCGCCACATATGTTGCAACCTCCACCAGCACCTGCTGCTAAAGAGGGCGCAAAGGATGGCTCCAAAGAAGGTGGAAAGGATGGTGGTGCCAAAGACGGCGCGGCAGCCCCAGCAAACGACGCCAAGCAGCCTGCAGAGAGCCAAGAAACCAGCACCGCCAATGGCCCCTCGGAGGCCGAGAAAGAGCAGCCTGCGGCGTCGGAGTGA
- the LOCLOC100284690 gene encoding Cold-responsive protein kinase 1 (The RefSeq protein has 1 substitution compared to this genomic sequence) produces the protein MLSEPTVATSADMNWCCVPRANKREENPYSNSIGGIYSEKNIRLFSYAELRSATDNFNRTNKVGRGGFGTVYKGTIRSGREVAVKVLSAESRQGIREFLTEIDVISNVKHPNLVELIGCCVEGSNRILVYEYLKNSSLDRALLASNSEPADFTWSVRSAICLGVARGLAYLHEEIAAPIVHRDIKASNILLDRNYVPKIGDFGLAKLFPDNVTHISTRVAGTTGYLAPEYAWHGQLTKKADIYSFGVLVLEIVSGTSSSRSILMDDKILLEKAWELYEAKRLKELVDPALVDCPEEEAIRYIMVALFCLQAAAARRPTMPQVVTMLSKPVRINESELTAPGYLQEYSRRSPLSKATTSTDSRFKNLASQEDSNMFSTVVPPTVTEMSPR, from the exons ATGTTGAGCGAGCCTACCGTAGCGACGAGCGCGGATATGAATTGGTGTTGTGTTCCTAGGGCCAACAAGAGAGAAGAGAACCCTTACTCCAACAGCATCGGCG GCATCTACTCCGAGAAGAACATAAGGCTGTTCTCCTATGCCGAGTTAAGATCTGCTACCGACAACTTCAACCGCACCAACAAAGTGGGACGAGGCGGATTCGGGACAGTTTATAAG GGAACCATCCGAAGCGGGCGAGAGGTCGCGGTGAAGGTCCTCTCCGCCGAGTCCAGGCAGGGCATCAGGGAGTTCCTGACGGAGATCGACGTCATCAGCAACGTCAAGCACCCCAACCTCGTCGAACTCATCGGCTGCTGCGTCGAGGGAAGCAACCGGATTCTGGTGTATGAGTACCTCAAGAACAGCAGCCTTGACCGTGCGCTGCTGG CTTCTAACAGTGAGCCTGCCGACTTCACCTGGAGCGTCAGGTCTGCTATATGCCTCGGAGTCGCTCGGGGCCTTGCGTACCTGCACGAGGAGATCGCGGCGCCGATCGTGCACAGAGACATCAAGGCCAGCAACATACTTCTCGACAGGAACTACGTCCCCAAGATCGGGGATTTCGGTCTGGCCAAGCTGTTTCCTGACAATGTCACCCACATCAGCACCCGCGTCGCGGGAACAAC AGGCTACCTTGCGCCTGAGTACGCCTGGCATGGCCAGCTCACCAAGAAAGCGGACATCTACAGCTTTGGTGTCCTTGTCCTGGAGATAGTGAGCGGCACTAGTAGCTCCAGGAGCATACTCATGGATGACAAGATTCTCCTAGAGAAGGCATGGGAGCTGTACGAAGCGAAGAGGCTCAAGGAACTGGTGGATCCAGCCCTTGTAGACTGCCCTGACGAAGAAGCCATCAGGTACATCATGGTGGCCCTCTTCTGCCTACAGGCGGCCGCCGCGCGCCGGCCGACGATGCCCCAGGTCGTCACCATGCTGTCCAAGCCCGTCCGGATCAACGAGAGCGAGCTGACGGCGCCGGGGTACCTCCAGGAGTACAGCAGGCGGAGCCCCTTGTCCAAGGCCACCACTTCCACCGACTCCAGGTTCAAGAACCTGGCGTCCCAGGAGGACTCCAACATGTTCAGCACGGTGGTGCCACCCACGGTGACCGAGATGAGCCCCAGGTGA